The Roseomonas marmotae genomic sequence ATTCGCTGCGGCATCCCGGTAATAGGTGAGCCCCTGGACGAAGGAGGAAGCGCAGTTGCCGACGCCGACCACACCGACGCGAAGTGATGCTGAACCCGACACGACACCTCCATCCCGACTCTTTGGTATGCTTGCCGTGCGCCCGATCCTGTGGCGTGATTTCCGCAGTAGCGCGGCCCAGGTGCAGCTTTCAACGACGGCGCGGCATCTAAGTTGATCCTGCCGTTGATAATATTTTGATTCCCCGTCACGTCTGGTCGTTTCTTGCCTGGAGAAACACGGCCGCTACGCTTCGAGCACAACTTCGTGCCTTCCATTGGTCCGTCGGATCACGACCAAGTGATCCCATGGGTCCTTATGCTTTCCTGCAACCTGGCGGGAACTGCCTGTGGAATTGCTAACTCCTGCGAAACCATGGCTATGCAGTAACGTTCTGATTTGGGATCATCTTCTACTTACCTACTCCGCCGGGTTCCACGTGCGGATGGGATTCATCACCGTGCCCGCTGTAACGGGCGCCTGCCACAAGGGCTAGTGCATGAAAGAAACCATCCTGATCACCGGTGGTGCGGGTTTCATTGGCAGTCATGTGGCACGGGCTCTTCTGGAGCGAGGGTACAAGGTCAGGGTCATCGATAGTCTGATTGATCAGGTTCATAATGGCCGTGGCCCGACTCTGCTGGCCCCCGAGGTCGAGTTCATCAAGGGTGACGTGCGGGACGAGGGCGCCTTGTCCCAGGCGCTGGAAGGTGTTGGCAGCGTCATTCACCTCGCCGCCGAAGTCGGTGTCGGGCAGAGCATGTATGCGATCGACCGTTATGTGTCGGTCAATGAACTCGGCACCGCGACGCTGTTCCAGCAACTGATCCGCCGCCCCGTGCGCCGCGTCGTCGTCGCCTCCTCGATGAGCATCTATGGCGAGGGGCTCTATCGCGACGCCGATGGCCGCCTCCATGAGGATGTGCTGCGCGCCCCGCGGCGCGATGCCTCGGCGGGGTGGGATCCGCTCGACCCTCTCGGGCGGCCGCTGCTGCCGGTGCCGACGCCGGAAGGCAAACGACCGCAGCTCGCCTCCGTCTATGCCATCAATAAGTATATGCAGGAGCGGATGACGCTGACCGTGGCGCCCGCCTATGGAATGGAAGGCGTCGCCCTGCGGCTCTGGAATGCCTATGGGCCCGGGCAGGCGCTCTCCAACCCCTATACAGGTGTGCTGGCCATCTTCGCCGCCCGGCTGCAGAACCGGCAGCGGCCGATGGTCTTCGAGGATGGGCAGCAACGGCGCGACTTCGTTCATGTCGGCGATGTGGCGCGAGCCTTCATGCTCGCGCTGGAGCATCCCCGCGCGGCAGGGCAGGTCTATAATGTCGCCAGCGGCCAGGACCGCACGGTCGAGGAGGTGGCGCTGGCCCTCGCGGCGGCCATGGGCTGCCCGGACCTGACACCCGAGATCACCGGCAAGGCCCGCAGCGGCGATATCCGTCACAACATCCCGGACATCACGCGCATTCAGAGCGAGCTGGGCTTCACCGTCGCGCGCGATTTCCAGAAGGACCTCGCCGAACTGGCGGAATGGGTGGCTGCGCAGCAGGCCGAGGACCGCGTGCTTCAGGCCCGACGCGAGCTGGAGATGCGGGGGCTGGTCGCGTGAGCGGGGCCGGCGGCGGCATGGGAAGGCCTGCTCTCACGGGGCGGCGCCCCGTCCTGGTCACAGGCGGCGCCGGCTTCATCGGCTCCAACCTCGCCGACCGGCTGGCGCAGCAGGGGCATGACGTGCTGGTCTTCGATGCCCTGGCTCGCCCTGGCGTCGAGGCCAACTTGGCCTGGCTGCAACAGCGCCATCCCGCCCGCATTTCCACGATGGTCGCCGATATCCGCGATGCCGCCGCCGTGGAGGAGGCGCTGCGCGACGCACAGGTCGTCTTCCATCTGGCGGGTCAGGTGGCGGTGACCACCAGCCTGGTGGCGCCGCAGGATGATTTCGACATCAACCTGCGCGGCACCTTCATGCTGCTGGAGGGGCTGCGGCGGCGCGGGGGCGGGGTACCGCTGGTCTTCGCCAGCACCAACAAGGTCTATGGCAATCTCGGCGATGTCGCGCTGGAGCAGGTCGGCGAATGCTATGTGCCGTCCGATCCGGCGGTCCGAGCTTCCGGCATCGGCGAGGCCCGGCCGCTCGATTTCCACACGCCCTATGGCTGCTCGAAGGGTGCGGCGGACCAGTATGTGCTGGATTTCGACCGCAGCTTCGGCGTGCCGACGGTCGTGCTGCGGATGAGCTGCATCTACGGCCAGCGCCAGATGGGAACCGAGGACCAGGGTTGGGTCGCGCATTTCCTGATCCGCGCCCTGAAGGGCGAGCCGATCAGCATCTTCGGCGATGGCCGCCAGGTGCGCGACGTGCTGCAGGTGGATGACGCGGTCAGGGCCTATCTGAACGCCTGGGGCCGCATCGGCACGGTGCATGGCCGGGCCTTCAATCTCGGCGGCGGGCCCGGCAATGCCATCAGCCTGCGGCAGCTTGTCGCGGCGATCGAGGAACTGCTCGGCCGCCGGGTCGAGCTGCAATTTGCCGACTGGCGGGCAGGGGACCAGCGCTACTACGTCTCCGACACCCGCGCCACGCGGCTTGAGCTGGGGCTGGCGGAGCCGACATCCTGGCGCGCGGGCGTCGCGGCGCTGGCCCAGTGGCTGGAGAGGGAAGGGGGGCTGCAGGCCGCGACCAAGCTGGAGGCCCTGACGTGAGGAGGCCTCCGCCCCCCTGCGCCGCCACGCATACTCAACGCCGGGTGCGGTATGTCGGCGCCCTCGACTGAACCCGCCGGACAGCCGCGGATCTTCCTGACCACCGACGCTGTCGGCGGCGTCTGGACCTATGCCCTGGACCTGGCGCGGGGATCGTCGGCGCGTGGTATGGCCATCACCCTGGCCGTGCTGGGTCCGCCTGCCAGCCCCGCGCAGATGGCCGAGGCAGGCTCCATTCCCGGCTGCCGTCTGCTGCCGACAGGACTCCCGCTGGACTGGGCGGGCGCCGATGCCGCCACTCTGCGGGCCGCCGGACGGGCCCTGGCCGCTCTGGCGGCCGAGGAGGGCGCGGAGCTGGTGCATCTGAACAGCCCGGCCCTGGCGGCCCATGCCGGCTTCGCCGCGCCGCTGGTCATCGGCTGCCATTCCTGCGTCGCCACCTGGTGGCATACCGTGCGCGGTACCGCGCTGCCGCCCGACTTTGCCTGGCAGAGAGATCTGGTGGCCGCGGGCTATCACGCCGCGAAGCTTCTGGTGGCGCCGAGCGCGTCTTTCGCGCGGATGACAGAGCGGCTTTACGACCTGCCGGTGCCGCCGCGCGTCGTCCATAACGGCCGCGCTGCCCGTAGTCCCACGCCGGCGGCAGCCTCGCGCGAGGGCATCCTCGCCGCGGGCCGGCTCTGGGACGAGGCGAAGAACATCGCCCTGCTGGACCGCATCGCGCCCCGCCTCGCCATACCGATCGAGGTGGCGGGGCCGCTGGTCGCCCCGCATGGCGGTACGGCCAGACTGACGAAGCTGCGCCATCTCGGCCTGCTGGGCGCCGAGGAGATGGCCCACCGCTTCGCCGCCGCCGGCATCTTCGTCTCGCCCGCCCGCTACGAGCCCTTCGGCCTGGCGGTGCTGGAGGCGGCGCAGGCCGGCTGCGCCCTGCTGCTCTCGGATATCCCCTCCTTCCGCGAGATCTGGGGCGATGCCGCCGATTACGCGGCCCCGGATGACGAGGCCGGGTTCCTGGAGGGGCTGCACCGCCTCTCGGCCGATGCGGCCCTGCGCGCCCGGCGTGGCGCCGCGGCGCAGCAGCGCGCCGCCCGCTACAGCGGGGACGCCATGGTGGAGGGCATGATCGCGCTCTACCGCGACATGCTGCCGCAACGCATTCGCCTGGAGGCCGCCGCGTGAAGCTGGTCTATTTTACGCATTCCCTCGGTTCCTGCTGGAACCATGGCAACGCGCATTTCCTGCGCGGGGTGCTGCGCGAATTCATCCATCGCGGTGACGAAGTCCTGGCCATGGAGCCAGCCGGCGCCTGGAGCCTGGCGAATCTACTGCAGGACCACGGGCCCGCCGGGTTGGAAGCCTATCATTCCGCCTATCCCGAGTTGAGTTCGCGGCGCTTCGACAACTTCACGGCCTGCGAGGCCGCGGTCGAGGATGCCGATCTCGTCATCGTGCATGAATGGAACGAGCCGGCGCTGGTCGAGGCCCTGGGCAGGCTGCGCCGGCAGGGCGGGCGCTTCACGCTCCTGTTCCACGATACCCATCACCGCGCTGTCTCCGACCCCGGTGCCATCCGCGCCTTCGACCTCGATGGTTATGACGGCGTGCTGGCCTTCGGCGAGGCGCTGGCGGAAGTCTATCGCCGCTGGGGCTGGGGCGGACGTGTCTGGACCTGGCATGAGGCCGCCGATACCCGCCATTTCCGCCCGCCGGCCCAGGAAGGCCCGCGCGAGGGATTGGTCTGGATCGGCAACTGGGGCGATGGCGAGCGCAGCGAGGAAATTGAATCCATGCTGCTGCGCCCGGCGCGGGATGCCGGCCTGCCGCTCGACATTCATGGGGTACGCTATCCCGAGGAAGCGCTGGTCACCCTGCGTGGCTATGGCGTGGCTTTCAAGGGGTGGTTGCCGAATGCCCGCGCCCCTGAGGTCTTCGCGCGGCATCTGGCCACGGTGCATGTGCCCCGGCGCTTCTATGTGACGATGCTGCCGGGCATCCCGACCATCCGTGTCTTCGAGGCGCTGGCCTGCGGCATTCCGCTGCTCTCCGCCCCTTGGCGGGACAGCGAGAATCTCTTCCGCCCTGGCGAGGACTTCCTCTTCGCCGCCGACGATGCAGAAATGACTGCGCATCTGCGGGCCCTCCGGCACGATCCGGCGCTGCGCGCCTCGCTGGCCAGGAAGGGGCTGGAAACCATCCGCAGCCGCCATAGCTGCGCGCACCGGATGCGGGAACTGCTGAACATTCTGGCCCAGCTGCGGCCCGGGGCCCTGGTGGAGACTGCCGCATGAAGATTGCCTTCTTTGGTTCCAGCCTGCTGTCCTCCTACTGGAACGGCGCGGCGACCTATTATCGCGGCCTGTTGCGGGATCTCGCCGGCCGTGGCTACGACATCACCTTCTTCGAGCCCGATGCCTTCGACCGGCAGAAGCACCGCGATATCGAACCGCCGGACTGGGCACGCGTCGTCGTCTATGACGCGACGGAAGCGGCGCTGCGCGAGGTCATCTCTCGCGCGGCTGAAGCCGATGTGGTGGTGAAGGCGAGCGGCGTCGGCGTCTTCGATGAGGAATTGCTGGAAGGCGTGGTGCGCGCGGCGCGGCCCGGCGCCATCCGCATCTTCTGGGATGTCGATGCGCCGGCGACGCTGGCCGAGATCGCCGGTTCGCCCGAGCATGTATTGCGCCGCGTGCTGCCGAAGCTTGATTTCGTGCTGACCTATGGCGGCGGCCCGCCGGTGGTCGAGGCCTATACCGGCTTCGGCGCGCGGCGCTGCCTGCCCATCTACAATGCGCTGGACGCGGAGACGCATCACCCCGTCCCACGCGACCGCCGCTTCGCCGCCGACCTCGCTTTCCTGGGCAACCGGCTGCCGGACCGCGAGCAGCGTGTCGAGACCTTCTTCCTGGATGCCGCCGACCGGCTGCCGGGGCGGGACTTCCTGATCGGCGGCAATGGCTGGGAGAGCAAGCCGATGCCGCCGAATGTGCGGCATATCGGCCATGTCTATACACGCGACCACAACGCCTTCAACTGCTCGCCCCTCGCGGTGCTGAACATCGCCCGCGACAGCATGGCCTCCACCGGCTACTCGCCGGCCACCCGCGTCTTCGAGGCCTGCGGCGCGGGCGCCTGCCTGATGACCGATGCCTGGGTCGGTCTGGAGATGTTCCTGAAGGAAGGCGAGGAAGTGCTGGTGGCGCGCGACGGGCAGGACGTCGCCGAGCAGCTTGCGGCGCTGACCCCCATGCGCGCGCGTGCCATCGGCGAGGCCGGGCGCAGGCGCATCCTGGCGGGGCATACCTACGCCATTCGTGGCGCCGAGGTGGATGCGCTGCTGCGGCGCCAGGCCGAAGCCCTGCGCGATGGCGTGGCCGAGAGCGTCATGTGATGAAGGATGCGCCGCTCGACATCGTCGTACTCGGCCTTAGCCTCTCCTCCTCCTGGGGGAATGGCCATGCGACGACCTACCGCGCATTGCTGCGCTCGCTCGCGGCGCGCGGCCACCGCATCCTCTTCCTGGAACGCGACGTGCCTTGGTATGCCGCGCATCGCGACCTGCCGGAGCCGGATTTCTGCCGCCTCGCGCTCTACCCGGATCTGGCCGCGCTGCGTGGCTGGTCCGATGCCGTCGCCCGGGCCGACGCGGTCATCGTCGGTTCCTATGTGCCGGAGGGTGTGGCCGTCGGCCGCTTCGTGCAGGAGACGGCGAGGGGCGTCACCGCCTTCTACGACATCGATACGCCCGTCACTCTGGCCAAGCTGCGGAACGGGGATACCGAATACCTCTCGCCGGAGCTGATCCCGGGCTACGACGTCTATCTCTCCTTCACCGGCGGGCCGACGCTCGACCTGCTGATGGAGTGTTATGGCTCGCCCGCCGCGCGGCCGCTCTACTGCTCGGTGGATGCCGGAGCTTACCGGCCCCGCGATGTCGGCTTCCGCTGGGATCTCAGCTATCTCGGCACCTATAGCTCCGACCGGCAACCGGTGCTGGAGCGGCTGCTGCTGGAGCCGGCGCGCCGCGCGCCGGAGCTGCGCTTCGTCGTCGCCGGCCCGCAATATCCGGCCGATATCGTCTGGCCCGCCAATGTGGAACGGCTGGAGCATGTGTCCCCGTCGGACCACCCGGCCTTCTACAGCGCCAGCCGATACACCCTGAACGTTACGCGCGCCGACATGGTGCAGGCCGGCTACAGCCCGAGCGTGCGGCTCTTCGAGGCCGCCGCCTGCGGCACGCCGGTCATTTCCGATATCTGGGACGGGATCGAGACGGTGCTGAGACCAGGGCGGGAGATCGTCCTGGCCCGCGACGCCGGGGCGGTGCTGGCAGTACTTCGGGAGCAGGCCCCGACGGACCGCGACTGCATGGCCCGGGCGGCGCGCAGCCGCATCCTGGCCGAGCACACCGCCGACCACCGCGCCGTGGAACTCGTGGCGCATCTGAACGAGGCATCGGCGCGCAGGTCCACGCCTTCTCCGCAGGGGGGCTGGTCCGTGGCTTCTGCCCGTGGCGTGCTCACAGCAAAGCAGGGGGAGCTCCATGAAGAAGGCTAGGACGAAGCAAGTTCTCGTGGCTGGCGGAGCGGGCTTCCTGGGGTCGCATCTCTGCGAGGCGCTGCTGGCCGATGGCGCGCAGGTCTGGTGCCTGGACAATCTGCAGACCGGCCAGAGGCGCACGCTGCGGAAGCTGGAGAACGAGCCCCGCTTTACCTTCATCGAGGGCGATGTCATCGAGCCGGTTCCGGCCCGCCAGCTGCCACGGCAACTCGATCAGGTCTTCAACCTCGCCTGCGCCGCATCCCCGGTGCAGTATCAGGCGGACCCAGAGCACACGATGCTGACCAGCGTGCTCGGCACCCGCAACCTGCTGCGGCTGGCGGAGAAGCACGGCGCACGCTTCCTGCTGACCTCCACCAGCGAGGTCTATGGCGACCCGGAGATGCATCCGCAGGCCGAAAGTTACCGCGGCAATGTCAATTGCACCGGCCCCCGCGCCTGTTACGACGAGGGCAAGCGCGCCGCCGAGGCCCTGGCCTTCGACTTCCACCGTGCCAGCCGCGCCGAGGTGCGGGTGGCCCGCATCTTCAACACCTATGGCCCGCGCATGCGGGCCGATGACGGGCGCGTCGTCTCCAATGTCATCACCCAGGCGCTGGATGGGGTGGATATCACCGTCTATGGCGATGGCAGCCAGACGCGCTCCTTCTGCTATGTCGATGACATGGTCGACGGATTGATGCGGCTGATGGGTTACGACGGCGAGCAACCCGGCCCCGTCAATATCGGCAATCCCGTGGAGCTGACGGTCTCCGAACTGGTGCAGCAGGTGCTGGCCCTGACCGGCTCGCGCTCCTCCGTCATGTACATGCCGCTGCCGGAGGATGACCCGCGACGCCGCCGCCCTGATATCAGCCGCGCGACAAAGCTGCTCGGCTGGTCTCCGCGCACCCCGCTCTCCGCCGGGCTGCGGGCGACGGTGGAGTGGTTCTCGGTGGTGGAGGCCGAGGTGGAGCCGGTGCGGACCGATGTGCCCGCGGCGCGTGTCCCGGCGGGCTGAAGGATCGGTTCCATTGCCCCGCTTCCGGCCACAGGCTCTACTGCGCGCCGGGTTGAGGGAGGATGAGGCTTGGCCGAGATCGTAACGACCGAGGTGACGCATAGCCGCTGGTCGAGGCTGATGGTCGCGACGATCCGCCTGCCGGACGGACAGGTGACGAAGCGCGACATCGAGGATCACGGCGAGGCGGCGGTGGTGCTGCCCTATGATCCGGAACGGCGGATGGCCATGCTGATCCGCCAGTTCCGCACGCCCCCTTTCTATGCCGCCGGCGACGGCATGATGCTGGAGCCCCCCGCCGGAAGGCTGGACGAGGCGGACCCGGAAGCCTGTGCCCGGCGCGAGGCGATGGAGGAGATCGGGCTGCGGCTGACGCGGCTGGAGCCGGTTGCCCGTGTCTGGACCATGCCGGCTCTCTCGACCGAGCGCGCCTGGATGTATCTCGCGCCCTATGCCCAAGGCGACCGCGTGGCGAGCGGCGGCGGGCTGGCGGAGGAGCACGAGGAGATCGAGGTGCTGGAGATGCCGCTGGCTGAACTGGCGGCCATGGCCGATGCCGGGACACTGACGGAGCTGAAGCTGCTTCTGCTGGTGCAGACGCTGCGCCTGCGCCATCCCGGGCTTTTCACGCCCGCCTGACGCCCCGCTCACCCTGCCTCTTCCGGGAAGACTTCCTGCGGGCCTCCCCATACTCTCCTCCTCAGGAGGCAGGGGAACGCGCCCTTCGCCGATCCTGAGGCTCCGCGCATCCTTGTGCGGGCTCCGCTCCTCGTGAGCGCGCCCTGAAGGCGCTGCCGGGCGGGCCGGGATATCGCTATGGCCCCCGGCGGCACCGCTTCTCAAGTCCTTCGGAGAGCCTCTGGCGGTTGTCCGGGCACCTATGCCCCCCTTCATCCGCCTCACTTTCCCAGGGCTTCCACCGCCTTCCAGATCAAGTCTGTTCCACAAGCACAGAATTTTCAGTTCTAAAAAATAGTAAGATTAGCTGCCTAAATATCGAAAAACTTTACTTTCTCGTGGCGGCAGAACCATAAGTCGTTGATTTTTATATGTGGCACGGAATATGCCTGTGACACCACGCCTCCTGTGTTTATGAGGGTGTTATACTTATGAACTGGAAAGTGGGACTTCTTTTCGGTGGTATCATGGCAGCCGTTGCGGGTTTCGCGCCCAATGCGGAAGCGGCTCTGGCGCCCTGCCCGGATTCCTGGGTGGCGGACGAAACAACCCCTCTGGTGCATAATAACTGGCAGAGCGCGGCAAGCGCTTGCCAGTACCTGACTAATCCAGACCAGCATAATGCCGCCAGCATCGACAACATCAATGCCGCTGGTTTCTTCGGGTTCAGTGACTGGGAAAGCAACGGCCAGACCCAGATGGGCAACTATTCAGGGCTGACCGGCACGTGGTCGATCGCCGACGCGAACTTCGATCTTTACGACTACATCATTGTCTTCAAGGACGGCAAGAATACCAATCTGGTCGCCTTCCTCTTCAATGAGGAATTCAGCTCGGGCCACTGGAACACCCCGTTCCTCAACCCGCCCTTCAACCTGCCTGGTCAGTCCCAGGCGCATAGCGTGAGCCATGCGACCATCGCACGGCGGCCGAGCCTGCCTGTGCCCGAGCCCGCCAGCTTGGCGGTGTTCAGCGTCGGGCTTGTCGGGCTGGCAGTGGCGCGCCGGCGCAAGGCGATCTCCAAGGCCTAACCGCATGGATTGCCGGAAGGAGTGAAGGAGGCGACCTGCCCCGGACATCCGGGGCAGGCCTTCCGGCAACGCCGTGGCGCCCGCCGCTTCCGTGGCGGGCGCTGGCTATGAAACCCCGGCAGTCCGCCGGTGCTGCCGGAGCCAGTGGGAGAATGCGGCTTCATCGATGACGCCATTCACCAGATCCAGCATCCGCTGCACGACATCCGCCGCCGTGACATCCAGTTCGATGCCATTGACCTTCAGGAACAGCACGCAGCAGGACCAGCCCGTGCGCTTGTTGGCATCGTTGAAGGCGTGGTTGCTGGCGATCCCGAAGGCATAGGCGGCAGCGAGATCGAAGAGATCGATCTCCCCCGCCCCCGCATAGGCCAGCTTGTTCACGGGCCGTCCCAGCGCGCTCTCCAGCAGGCCCGGGTCCTTCAGCCCCTGGGCGCCGCCATATTCCCGGAGTGCCTGGTCATGCAGGAAGGCAACCGCATCGGCCTCCAGAAACTCCGGCTCAGTCACCGCTTGGCAAGTTCCTGCAGCGCATCGGCCTGCTCACGCAGCACCTCACGCGCCAGTTGCAACTGGCGCTCCAGCTTGAGGTTACGCTTCACCAGCTTCACGCCATCCGCCAGTTCGACCAGCGTCAGGTCCTGCCCGACCTCGAAGCCCATGCGGATGCGTGTCTCGGACGGGAAGGTGATCCCGACGGAATTACCTTGCTTGCGGACGGTGACGACGCTCATGACAGCCTCTCGTCTTACATTTCGTAAGACGAGGATATAGCGCTTCTAAGTGGAGAAGGGTAGGGGCCGTCAGGCCGTGCCATCCTGCTCCAGCATGGCCAGGAACAGGTCCCGGGCCGCGCAGGCGGCATGGCCGTACCAGGCCATGCCCAGGCCCCATTCCGGCAGCGTGGTGCCTTCCGGAAGTTCCAGCGGGCGGAAGACCACGCCCGGCACCCGCATCCGCGCGGCCCATTCCGGCAGCATGGCGATGCCGATCCCGGCGGCGACGAGGTTGACGATGGTCTGCTTCTCCTCCGCCTCCTGCACCACGCGCGGGGAGAGGCCAAGGCTGGCGAACAGCCGCATCACCCCGTCATGGCTGTGCGGACGGGCGTGGCGCGGCGGAAGGATCAATGGCAGCCCAGCCAGTTCCGCCAGATGCAGGCGGCGGCGGCCGGCCAGCGGATGCCGGCGCGGCAGCACGGCCACGGGATGTTCCTGCAACAGCAGCCGGAAGGCCAGGCCCGGCTCGGGCGCCGCCGGGGGACGGATGAAGCCCAGGTCCAGGCGGCCACCGCGCAACTGCGGCAGGATCTCCACGGATTTCGCCTCGACCAGCCGGATCTCGATCCGGGGGTGCAGGGCCCGGAAGCGGGCCAGCAGTTCCGGCAGCAGCCCGGCGGCCGCGCTGTCGATGGCACCGATCCGCAGCGTCTCATCCGGCATCTGCGCCAGGCCGCGCACCATCCGGCTGGCGGCGGCGGCGTGTTCCAGGATGGCGCGCGCCTCGGCCGCCAGGGCCGCGCCGGCTACGGTCAAGGTGACCTGCCGCGTGGTGCGGCGCAGAAGCGCGGTACCCAGTTCCTCCTCCAGCAGCCGCACCTGCCGGCCGAGCGCCGTCGGCAGCATGTTCAGCCGGACGGCGGCACGGCCGAAATGCAACTCATCTGCCACCGCCAGGAAGCACCTGAGCTGCTTCAGCTCCAATCCATCCTCCTGCCGGCCTTCCGCCTGCAGACTATCCGACCGCCGCCGGGCCGATAGCGCCCTGGAGAGAATTATCTCCTATTTTTGCATAATTTTTTGGATGCGGTCTCCGGCGTCACTCGGTTCTAGCCTGCCTGGTAACCACAGGAGGACGCCCAGCATGCGCGAATACAGCATCGCCGCCATTCCGGCCGATGGCATCGGCCCCGAGGTCGTCGCCGCCGGCCTGCAGGCCCTTGAGGCGCTGGAGCGGCGCATGGGCAGCTTCAGGCTGAATGTCGAGCAATTCCCCTGGGGTTCCGAATACTACCGCCGGCATGGCGTGATGATGCCGGCCGACGGGCTGCAGACGCTGAAGAAGTTCGATGCCATCTATTTCGGTGCGGTCGGCGCGCCGGATGTGCCGGATCACGTCACCCTCTGGGGGCTGCGGCTGCCGATCTGCCAGGGCTTCGACCAATATGCCAATGTGCGCCCCACCAAGATCCTGCCGGGGGTGACGCCGCCGCTGCGCGACTGCGGCCCGGGAGACCTGGACTGGGTGATCGTGCGCGAGAATTCCGAGGGCGAGTATGCCGGCCATGGCGGCCGCGCGCACAGGGGCCTGCCCGAGGAAGTGGCGACCGAGGTGGCCATCTTCACCCGCGTCGGCGTCACGCGCATCATGCGCTACGCCTTCCGGCTGGCGCAGGCGCGGCCGCGCAAGCTGCTGACGGTGGTGACGAAGTCCAATGCCCAGCGCTTCGGCATGGTGATGTGGGACGAGATCGCCGAGGAGGTCTCGCGCGAGTTCCCCGATGTCACCTGGGACAAGATGCTGGTGGATGCCATGACCATGCGGATGGTGCTGAAGCCGCAGAGCCTGGACACGATCGTCGCCACCAACCTGCATGCCGACATCCTCTCCGACCTCGCCGCCGCGCTGGCGGGCTCGCTCGGCGTGGCGCCCACCGGCAATGTGGACCCGGAGCGGCGTTTCCCCTCGATGTTCGAGCCGATCCACGGCTCGGCCTTCGACATCGCCGGCAAGGGTATCGCCAACCCCGTCGCCACCTTCTGGACCGGCGCGCAGATGCTGGAGCACCTGGGCGAGCCGGAGGCCGCCGCGCGGCTGATGCGCGCGGTGGAGCGGGTGACGGGCGCGGGCATCCTGACGCCCGATCTCGGCGGCAAGGCCACGACGAAGGAGGTCACGGAGGCGGTCTGCGACGCCATCCACAGCGCCAATATCTGAGCCGGCCAGCCTGCGGACCTAACTAGAACAAAACAGGAGGAATTCCGTCCATGCTGCAACGACGCACCCTGCTGGCGGCGGGCGCCAGCCTGCTCGCCACCCCCGCCCTGCGCTCCGCCCGGGCGCAGGGCTTCCCCGACCGCCCCATCACCATCACTGTGCCCTTCACGGCCGGCGGGCCCACCGATGTCATCAGCCGGCTGGTGGCCGAGGGGATGTCGAAGGATCTGGGCCAGCCGGTGGTGGTGGAAAATGTCACCGGCGCGGGCGGCACCATCGCCGCCGCCCGTGTCGCCCAGGCGCGGCCGGACGGCCACACGCTGCTGATGCACCATATCGGCCATGCCAGCACGGCGACGCT encodes the following:
- a CDS encoding NUDIX domain-containing protein; protein product: MVATIRLPDGQVTKRDIEDHGEAAVVLPYDPERRMAMLIRQFRTPPFYAAGDGMMLEPPAGRLDEADPEACARREAMEEIGLRLTRLEPVARVWTMPALSTERAWMYLAPYAQGDRVASGGGLAEEHEEIEVLEMPLAELAAMADAGTLTELKLLLLVQTLRLRHPGLFTPA
- a CDS encoding tartrate dehydrogenase — translated: MREYSIAAIPADGIGPEVVAAGLQALEALERRMGSFRLNVEQFPWGSEYYRRHGVMMPADGLQTLKKFDAIYFGAVGAPDVPDHVTLWGLRLPICQGFDQYANVRPTKILPGVTPPLRDCGPGDLDWVIVRENSEGEYAGHGGRAHRGLPEEVATEVAIFTRVGVTRIMRYAFRLAQARPRKLLTVVTKSNAQRFGMVMWDEIAEEVSREFPDVTWDKMLVDAMTMRMVLKPQSLDTIVATNLHADILSDLAAALAGSLGVAPTGNVDPERRFPSMFEPIHGSAFDIAGKGIANPVATFWTGAQMLEHLGEPEAAARLMRAVERVTGAGILTPDLGGKATTKEVTEAVCDAIHSANI
- a CDS encoding PEP-CTERM sorting domain-containing protein; protein product: MNWKVGLLFGGIMAAVAGFAPNAEAALAPCPDSWVADETTPLVHNNWQSAASACQYLTNPDQHNAASIDNINAAGFFGFSDWESNGQTQMGNYSGLTGTWSIADANFDLYDYIIVFKDGKNTNLVAFLFNEEFSSGHWNTPFLNPPFNLPGQSQAHSVSHATIARRPSLPVPEPASLAVFSVGLVGLAVARRRKAISKA
- a CDS encoding UDP-glucuronic acid decarboxylase family protein yields the protein MKKARTKQVLVAGGAGFLGSHLCEALLADGAQVWCLDNLQTGQRRTLRKLENEPRFTFIEGDVIEPVPARQLPRQLDQVFNLACAASPVQYQADPEHTMLTSVLGTRNLLRLAEKHGARFLLTSTSEVYGDPEMHPQAESYRGNVNCTGPRACYDEGKRAAEALAFDFHRASRAEVRVARIFNTYGPRMRADDGRVVSNVITQALDGVDITVYGDGSQTRSFCYVDDMVDGLMRLMGYDGEQPGPVNIGNPVELTVSELVQQVLALTGSRSSVMYMPLPEDDPRRRRPDISRATKLLGWSPRTPLSAGLRATVEWFSVVEAEVEPVRTDVPAARVPAG
- a CDS encoding type II toxin-antitoxin system death-on-curing family toxin, whose protein sequence is MTEPEFLEADAVAFLHDQALREYGGAQGLKDPGLLESALGRPVNKLAYAGAGEIDLFDLAAAYAFGIASNHAFNDANKRTGWSCCVLFLKVNGIELDVTAADVVQRMLDLVNGVIDEAAFSHWLRQHRRTAGVS
- a CDS encoding LysR family transcriptional regulator produces the protein MELKQLRCFLAVADELHFGRAAVRLNMLPTALGRQVRLLEEELGTALLRRTTRQVTLTVAGAALAAEARAILEHAAAASRMVRGLAQMPDETLRIGAIDSAAAGLLPELLARFRALHPRIEIRLVEAKSVEILPQLRGGRLDLGFIRPPAAPEPGLAFRLLLQEHPVAVLPRRHPLAGRRRLHLAELAGLPLILPPRHARPHSHDGVMRLFASLGLSPRVVQEAEEKQTIVNLVAAGIGIAMLPEWAARMRVPGVVFRPLELPEGTTLPEWGLGMAWYGHAACAARDLFLAMLEQDGTA
- a CDS encoding AbrB/MazE/SpoVT family DNA-binding domain-containing protein is translated as MSVVTVRKQGNSVGITFPSETRIRMGFEVGQDLTLVELADGVKLVKRNLKLERQLQLAREVLREQADALQELAKR